In one Cottoperca gobio chromosome 12, fCotGob3.1, whole genome shotgun sequence genomic region, the following are encoded:
- the ssna1 gene encoding microtubule nucleation factor SSNA1 yields the protein MTQQAAALQTYNNELVKCIEDLCSKREELNHQIKQEDEEKERLQHDIRILSEKLSRVNESLAQRLAARATFDRTIAETEAAYTKILESSQSLLSVLKQEAGNLSKATEPRRKDH from the exons ATGACCCAACAAGCTGCTGCTCTGCAGACCTACAACAATGAACTTGTCAAGT GTATTGAGGACCTGTGCTCCAAACGGGAGGAGTTGAACCATCAGATCAAACAGGAGGACGAAGAGAAGGAACGACTGCAGCACGACATCCGAATCCTCTCAGAGAAGCTGAGCAGAGTCAACGAGAGCCTCGCACAAAGACTCGCCGCCCGCGCCACCTTTGACCGCACCATCGCAGAGACAGAGGCTGCATACACCAAG ATCTTGGAGAGCTCCCAGTCTCTTCTGAGCGTCCTGAAGCAGGAGGCAGGAAACCTGAGTAAAGCCACAGAGCCCCGGAGGAAAGATCACTAA